A single Sporosarcina sp. FSL W8-0480 DNA region contains:
- a CDS encoding S-layer homology domain-containing protein has translation MKTIKILTLSLVLLLTAIPMPAIVHADTILPLETTVTGSNSEQSPEKRYTLTVPEAGKLTVSAKSYYPMARLRLLDENNQMMGYYMDLYNSLPENPSSLTEELNVEAGVYTLTVGARTEDYGKHEVRVDFTPAANNEIEPNQTFAEAMPIQVNGARIRGFLSYNDRVDTYKVELNEPGRLIMEIESAWGDFDLFDSEGQSLPKNTIQSDKKAYADLEAGVYYIQKKDYYAHGVYEMSVSFFPANNEEIEPNNSRASANLITLNDNKTHIGFLSITDKVDYYKIEMKYNGILTIDYASEFSDYTLMQENVHYASYYNDSKTFGKTAKSSQTVELKKGTYYFIPSAQVTRLTGVYTMSLRAQPAFKDMSGIYTPAVTYLADKEVTNGLSTTEFGVKDRIKRVDAAIWLAKILNLDTSDVHQSSYIDVPKRAWGAVNALKRENIVNGKSATHFGANDTMTRGEMALLIQRAYELSGDGVKLPFADVSSRYAEAVKALMKNNITQGKSADKFGTDAAITRGEMALFLYRADSK, from the coding sequence ATGAAAACCATCAAAATCTTAACACTATCTCTTGTACTGCTTTTGACGGCAATTCCGATGCCTGCAATTGTGCATGCAGATACAATACTGCCACTTGAAACGACCGTAACAGGAAGCAACTCTGAACAATCTCCCGAAAAACGTTATACTTTGACGGTTCCGGAAGCAGGTAAATTGACAGTTTCCGCCAAATCATACTATCCCATGGCGAGATTAAGACTTTTGGACGAGAATAATCAGATGATGGGCTACTATATGGACTTGTACAATAGCCTTCCCGAAAATCCATCTTCCTTAACAGAAGAGTTGAATGTCGAAGCAGGGGTTTATACATTAACTGTAGGGGCGCGAACTGAGGATTACGGCAAGCATGAAGTGCGGGTCGACTTTACCCCGGCTGCGAATAACGAAATTGAACCGAATCAGACATTTGCGGAGGCGATGCCAATCCAAGTGAACGGAGCGCGGATTCGGGGATTCCTTAGCTATAACGATCGTGTCGACACGTACAAGGTTGAATTGAATGAACCAGGTAGATTGATAATGGAGATTGAATCGGCATGGGGGGATTTCGATTTATTTGACTCTGAAGGACAAAGCCTTCCTAAAAACACCATTCAATCCGATAAAAAAGCGTATGCTGATCTGGAAGCGGGGGTATATTATATTCAAAAAAAGGATTATTATGCTCACGGTGTGTATGAAATGAGCGTTTCCTTTTTCCCCGCCAACAATGAGGAAATTGAACCGAATAATAGTAGGGCATCGGCAAACCTGATTACGCTCAATGACAATAAGACCCATATCGGCTTTTTAAGCATTACAGATAAGGTGGATTACTACAAAATCGAGATGAAGTATAACGGTATTCTAACGATTGACTACGCTTCGGAATTCAGTGACTATACGTTGATGCAGGAAAATGTCCATTATGCATCCTATTATAATGATAGTAAAACCTTTGGAAAAACGGCGAAGTCTTCCCAAACAGTTGAGCTGAAAAAAGGAACGTATTACTTTATTCCAAGTGCACAAGTTACCCGGTTGACTGGTGTATATACAATGTCGCTTAGAGCCCAACCCGCTTTCAAGGACATGTCAGGCATCTATACACCTGCTGTCACCTATTTGGCAGACAAGGAAGTCACCAACGGATTGTCCACGACAGAGTTCGGAGTGAAAGATCGGATTAAGCGGGTGGATGCTGCGATTTGGCTTGCAAAGATTTTGAATTTGGATACGTCAGATGTGCACCAGTCTTCGTACATTGATGTGCCAAAAAGAGCATGGGGCGCGGTGAATGCCTTGAAGCGGGAAAACATCGTGAACGGAAAGTCCGCGACTCATTTTGGTGCGAATGACACGATGACCCGCGGTGAAATGGCGTTGTTGATCCAACGGGCATATGAATTATCAGGCGATGGAGTGAAGCTTCCTTTCGCGGATGTTTCATCACGCTATGCAGAAGCGGTTAAGGCTTTGATGAAAAACAATATTACCCAAGGTAAATCTGCTGATAAGTTTGGAACAGACGCGGCCATCACCCGTGGTGAAATGGCATTGTTT
- a CDS encoding S-layer homology domain-containing protein, with product MKNISILVITLLLFLSGVMGISVANADTTLPFDTSLTGAITEQKSLDTYTINVATAGTLTITMNVYFSAAYTGLQGANGQTIDHFEAVFHGRPENPTTLKKVYHLELGVYTLLVKDYNKTSFGDYNVIASFDPANNNETEPNNTFSEAMPIQVNGDKIRGFLSLADRDDYYKVELDEPGRLIIDIDSELGRGSLYLYDSKENEVYRKYLSDYEGLPILSKSHMDLEAGTYYIRMNGNSFSYPPIYEMDVSFFPANNEEVEPNNSRGTTIPLQITDNRTHTGFLSYSDMADYYRIEMKYDGYLTIDFSSEFSGYEWMDEKGNSSGFLHTSRGEVGKPEKSSKRLELKRGIYYFIPKTTDYREGGVYTMSFKVEPAFKDVTNRYSEAVTYLAKKDVTNGISASEFGVNDRIKRVDAAIWLAKILNLDTSDAHQTSYMDVPKRGWGAVNALKRENIANGKTPTHFGANDTMTRGEMALLLQRAYRLSGDGVALPFKDVSWRYEEAVKSLLKNGITQGKSESAFGTDTAITRGEMALFLYRADLKE from the coding sequence TTGAAGAATATCAGCATCTTAGTCATCACTCTATTACTGTTTTTATCTGGCGTTATGGGAATATCGGTTGCCAATGCGGATACAACACTGCCTTTTGATACATCCCTTACAGGGGCCATTACTGAACAAAAATCTTTAGATACCTACACGATTAACGTTGCAACAGCAGGAACATTGACGATTACTATGAATGTTTATTTTAGCGCTGCGTACACGGGGCTTCAAGGTGCTAATGGCCAGACAATAGATCATTTTGAAGCGGTTTTTCACGGACGTCCGGAAAACCCGACTACATTAAAAAAAGTTTATCATCTTGAATTAGGTGTATATACTTTATTAGTAAAAGATTACAATAAAACAAGTTTTGGTGATTATAATGTAATCGCCTCTTTTGATCCCGCGAATAATAATGAAACCGAACCGAATAATACATTCAGTGAGGCGATGCCGATACAAGTGAATGGGGATAAAATCAGAGGGTTTTTGAGCTTGGCTGATCGTGACGACTATTATAAAGTCGAATTGGATGAACCCGGTAGATTGATAATTGATATTGACTCGGAGTTAGGACGGGGAAGCCTTTACTTATACGATTCAAAAGAGAATGAGGTTTATCGGAAATATTTGAGTGACTACGAAGGACTTCCGATACTTTCGAAATCCCATATGGATTTAGAAGCAGGTACTTATTATATCCGTATGAATGGCAACAGCTTTTCCTACCCACCTATTTATGAAATGGACGTCTCGTTTTTCCCTGCTAACAATGAAGAGGTTGAACCGAATAATAGTCGGGGAACAACAATACCGCTTCAAATCACTGACAATAGAACCCATACCGGCTTCTTAAGTTATTCGGATATGGCTGATTACTATCGAATTGAAATGAAGTATGACGGCTATTTGACGATTGATTTTTCATCTGAATTCAGTGGGTATGAATGGATGGATGAAAAGGGGAATTCCTCCGGCTTCTTGCATACAAGTCGTGGTGAAGTAGGAAAACCGGAAAAATCGTCGAAAAGATTAGAGCTTAAAAGAGGAATCTATTATTTTATTCCTAAAACAACGGACTACCGGGAGGGCGGCGTATATACGATGTCCTTCAAGGTGGAGCCCGCATTTAAGGATGTAACTAATAGATATTCAGAAGCTGTCACGTACTTGGCGAAAAAAGATGTAACGAACGGCATCTCAGCTAGTGAATTTGGCGTCAATGACCGCATTAAGCGGGTGGACGCAGCAATTTGGCTTGCGAAGATCTTGAACTTGGATACTTCAGATGCACACCAAACTTCGTATATGGATGTGCCAAAAAGAGGATGGGGCGCAGTGAATGCGTTGAAGCGGGAAAACATTGCAAACGGAAAAACACCAACCCATTTCGGGGCAAATGATACGATGACCCGCGGCGAGATGGCCTTATTGCTTCAAAGAGCCTATCGATTATCAGGGGATGGCGTGGCACTTCCTTTTAAGGATGTATCATGGCGCTATGAAGAAGCTGTTAAGTCATTGTTGAAAAACGGGATTACGCAAGGGAAGTCAGAGAGCGCGTTCGGAACAGACACGGCTATCACCCGCGGGGAAATGGCGTTGTTTTTGTACCGTGCGGATCTAAAAGAATAA
- a CDS encoding uracil-DNA glycosylase — protein MKPFCPESWPEDPTPASEIDCQDCGLYKQGTRMVWGEGNPCAPIMVILDNPGAREDREGNTYVCGTRQTLQQAIHEVGLDKDQIYVTYILKRRPIKKYDKEETRAICKHRHLDQQLKLQNPQLILCLGNVAVQSFFENAEVEVKGLRGSWHEVKGYQTAVAYHPLAVRRRPNLYKLFLEDLSFVKSRIHE, from the coding sequence ATGAAACCATTTTGTCCGGAAAGTTGGCCGGAAGATCCAACACCAGCGAGCGAAATCGATTGCCAAGATTGTGGGCTATATAAACAAGGGACACGTATGGTGTGGGGAGAAGGGAATCCTTGTGCACCAATTATGGTGATTTTAGACAATCCCGGAGCGAGGGAAGACCGCGAAGGAAATACATACGTGTGCGGCACGCGCCAGACATTGCAACAAGCCATTCATGAGGTAGGTTTGGATAAAGACCAGATTTACGTTACATACATTTTAAAGAGAAGGCCAATTAAAAAATATGATAAAGAAGAAACAAGGGCAATCTGCAAGCATCGCCATTTGGATCAACAGCTTAAACTTCAAAACCCACAGCTCATCTTATGCTTGGGGAATGTCGCAGTTCAGTCCTTCTTTGAAAATGCAGAGGTTGAAGTCAAGGGCTTGCGGGGTAGTTGGCATGAGGTGAAAGGCTATCAAACAGCCGTCGCCTATCATCCGCTTGCAGTTAGGCGCAGACCGAATTTGTATAAGTTGTTTTTGGAAGACTTATCTTTTGTGAAATCCCGAATCCATGAATGA
- a CDS encoding SRPBCC family protein, producing MPTIRHEIHINAPIHICFDLARDVDVHTETTAKTKEKAIDGVTTGLMENGDTVTWEAVHFGIKQRLTAKIIDMNKPYDFTDVMLKGAFHSFIHIHEFIESGSGTIMKDTFSYKSPLGFLGIIADKLFLEKYMKRFIVNRAYELKRIAENR from the coding sequence ATGCCAACCATCAGACACGAAATCCATATTAACGCACCGATCCATATCTGTTTTGACCTTGCCAGAGATGTGGATGTCCACACAGAAACAACAGCCAAGACAAAAGAAAAGGCTATTGATGGCGTTACGACGGGATTGATGGAAAACGGCGATACAGTTACTTGGGAAGCCGTTCATTTTGGAATAAAACAAAGACTAACTGCAAAGATCATAGATATGAATAAACCATATGATTTCACTGATGTCATGTTGAAAGGCGCATTTCATTCTTTTATACATATACATGAATTCATCGAAAGCGGGAGCGGAACGATTATGAAAGATACTTTTTCTTATAAATCCCCTCTTGGCTTTTTAGGAATAATAGCAGACAAGCTATTTTTGGAGAAATACATGAAGAGGTTTATTGTAAATCGTGCGTATGAACTGAAGCGGATAGCAGAAAACCGTTAA
- a CDS encoding methyltransferase domain-containing protein gives MNQDIFKNNLEKYDDPEMYDHLYDEYQKDLGIILKWANDDNPIIELACGTGRLTIPLAQRGFQMIGVDLHEGMLERARQKAEEQGIAIEFVQQDCTEMNLLVKSSLAFMTGNSFQHFLTNEVQDGLFQSVRKHLINGGIFIFDTRNPIFKELAVVDEYEDKYIDKNGNQVIESHRDVYNHLTQILNCQTHRRIYQDSTLIAEEQDGISLRYSFPQEMERLIAANGFEIVHVYGDWEENELHAESVSMVYVCRVKTD, from the coding sequence ATGAACCAAGATATATTTAAAAATAACCTTGAAAAATATGATGATCCTGAAATGTACGATCACTTATATGATGAGTATCAAAAGGATTTAGGCATCATTCTAAAATGGGCTAACGATGATAATCCCATAATTGAATTAGCTTGCGGAACGGGCAGATTGACGATTCCGTTGGCGCAGCGTGGATTCCAAATGATAGGTGTTGACTTGCACGAAGGTATGTTGGAAAGAGCGAGACAAAAAGCTGAAGAGCAAGGGATAGCAATTGAGTTTGTACAACAAGATTGCACGGAAATGAACTTGCTGGTGAAAAGTTCACTCGCTTTTATGACAGGAAATTCCTTTCAACATTTTCTAACGAATGAAGTACAAGACGGTTTATTTCAATCTGTTCGCAAGCACCTGATAAATGGAGGCATCTTCATTTTTGATACGCGGAATCCGATATTTAAGGAGCTCGCCGTTGTTGATGAGTATGAGGATAAGTACATCGATAAAAACGGTAACCAGGTGATTGAAAGCCATCGTGATGTGTATAATCATTTGACTCAGATATTGAATTGCCAGACGCATCGGAGAATTTATCAAGATAGTACGTTAATAGCAGAGGAGCAGGATGGCATTTCTCTCCGTTATTCATTCCCACAAGAAATGGAACGTCTAATCGCAGCAAATGGTTTTGAAATTGTGCATGTCTATGGCGATTGGGAAGAGAATGAATTACATGCGGAAAGTGTTTCAATGGTTTATGTATGCAGAGTAAAAACGGATTGA
- a CDS encoding GrpB family protein — MRKVEVMPFSESWSTDFEREAALLRKIIGREIIEIHHIGSTSVPGLSAKPIIDIMPVVKDISRIDQYNASMTVNGYEARGENGILGRCYFQKGGNERTHHVHIYGEGSSEIDRHLAFRDYLHAHPEKARVYGDLKEKLAQQFPYDIESYIKGKEQLTLEIEREAMKWDEKRKRG; from the coding sequence ATGCGGAAAGTGGAAGTGATGCCTTTTTCCGAGAGTTGGAGCACTGACTTTGAAAGGGAGGCAGCTCTTTTAAGGAAGATAATTGGGAGAGAAATAATCGAAATTCACCATATCGGCAGCACATCGGTACCTGGGTTGTCAGCAAAGCCAATCATCGACATTATGCCCGTCGTGAAGGATATTTCACGAATTGATCAGTATAACGCAAGTATGACGGTTAACGGGTACGAAGCGAGAGGCGAAAATGGCATTTTAGGGCGCTGCTATTTCCAAAAAGGCGGAAATGAGCGAACACATCATGTCCATATTTACGGAGAAGGTTCATCGGAAATCGATCGACATCTTGCATTTCGTGACTACCTTCACGCGCATCCAGAGAAAGCAAGGGTTTATGGGGATTTGAAAGAGAAGTTAGCGCAACAGTTTCCGTATGATATTGAATCATATATTAAAGGAAAAGAGCAACTAACATTAGAGATTGAAAGGGAAGCAATGAAATGGGATGAAAAGCGAAAACGGGGTTGA
- a CDS encoding DinB family protein, with product MGNQGLFLIDQKNGLSLEFSKLASMMNYTRATTLAEVKDLTVEELDFLINDEANSIGMLLSHMVAIEKAYQIETFENRDFTEEDIEILNPALELGEAAREQIKGNPIEYYLEELEQTRKKTLDTFGKLPDSWLFEQAPYWGGQPMNKYFKWFHVMEDELNHRGQIRVIKKLLRTSVK from the coding sequence ATGGGGAATCAAGGATTATTTTTAATCGATCAAAAAAACGGCTTGAGCTTGGAGTTTAGTAAATTGGCTTCCATGATGAACTATACAAGGGCGACAACTTTGGCGGAAGTGAAAGATTTAACGGTGGAAGAATTGGATTTCCTCATTAACGATGAAGCCAATTCCATCGGCATGCTGTTAAGCCATATGGTGGCGATTGAAAAAGCATATCAAATCGAGACATTTGAAAACCGTGACTTCACGGAAGAGGATATCGAAATCTTGAACCCGGCACTGGAACTTGGCGAAGCGGCCAGGGAACAGATTAAAGGCAATCCTATTGAATACTACCTCGAAGAGCTTGAACAAACGAGAAAGAAGACGTTAGACACATTCGGGAAATTGCCTGATTCATGGCTATTCGAACAAGCTCCATACTGGGGAGGGCAGCCGATGAATAAATACTTCAAATGGTTTCATGTAATGGAAGATGAATTGAATCACAGGGGGCAAATTCGGGTTATTAAGAAATTGTTGCGTACTTCGGTAAAGTAA
- a CDS encoding phosphotransferase produces the protein MMMKLSIMRDFLESGGSEAIVHSLLENWGFEQDSVRFLRASSNFVFVFERNGEKYILRVTPNGNRKKLMEEVSFLSFLSVNGVSVNIPERSKNGNMVEEAKSDLGVFQAVVFNLLPGAQYEIEELLERQFYLWGEALGNLHNCSKQFLKKHSTLINYVQQFAELDSILPQNESLAQRELETIKTWLSTLEINQDNYGIIHFDFELDNLIWDGDNVQIIDFESSMGNWYVADIAFALRDLFIGKVDFSNKSFQLFLDGYRSKRNLTESEISEIPMFLRLHNLITFTGLFRTLDVHKDRNNPEWIHGLQKKLESKINDYRAGFKRGDL, from the coding sequence ATGATGATGAAGTTGTCCATTATGAGAGATTTTCTTGAGTCGGGTGGAAGCGAGGCCATTGTGCACAGTCTGTTAGAAAACTGGGGATTTGAACAGGATTCGGTCCGATTTTTGAGGGCAAGCAGTAATTTCGTTTTTGTATTTGAAAGAAACGGAGAGAAATATATTTTACGGGTAACACCAAATGGTAATCGAAAGAAGTTGATGGAGGAAGTTTCGTTTTTATCTTTCCTATCAGTGAATGGGGTTAGCGTGAACATACCTGAACGATCGAAGAATGGGAATATGGTTGAGGAAGCGAAGAGTGATTTGGGTGTTTTCCAGGCTGTGGTATTCAATCTTCTACCCGGAGCGCAATACGAAATTGAAGAACTATTGGAAAGGCAATTTTACTTATGGGGAGAAGCTTTGGGAAATCTCCATAATTGCTCAAAGCAGTTTTTAAAAAAGCACAGTACGTTGATTAATTATGTTCAACAATTTGCGGAGTTGGATAGCATTTTGCCTCAAAATGAAAGCTTGGCTCAAAGGGAACTTGAAACAATAAAAACATGGTTATCAACATTGGAAATCAATCAAGACAATTATGGAATCATCCATTTTGACTTTGAACTTGATAACTTGATTTGGGATGGCGACAATGTCCAAATTATCGATTTCGAAAGCAGTATGGGAAATTGGTATGTAGCCGATATCGCATTTGCCTTACGGGATTTATTTATAGGGAAAGTGGATTTCTCGAACAAGTCATTTCAGCTGTTTCTTGATGGTTACCGAAGTAAAAGGAACCTGACAGAAAGTGAAATCAGTGAAATTCCCATGTTTTTACGGCTTCATAACCTGATTACATTTACGGGTCTATTTCGTACGTTAGATGTTCACAAAGACAGAAATAATCCGGAGTGGATTCATGGTTTACAAAAGAAGTTAGAATCTAAAATAAACGATTATAGAGCTGGATTTAAACGGGGGGATTTATAA
- a CDS encoding dihydropteridine reductase: MQIYWTKINKIIEETPEVKTYLLECPEGLTWEEGAHIHLALKGFNAGDKPNRSLIRHMSISTLPQSNTIGITTRIKEQCSEFKSTLRNHKVGDEVAVFKIHSNVPLKRVDKNVYLLSSGVGLATFRPLVLDYLDRADGVNQMHSLNIDSSKDFLFPDVFESAPDKKFTSQFVDNRKDYYDEVINLAADKDGLFYIVGSDEFLVQNIEVLREQGIKPEQIMLDKREKQLPEFLSFELTV; encoded by the coding sequence GTGCAAATATATTGGACGAAAATAAATAAGATTATTGAAGAAACGCCTGAGGTCAAAACATATCTATTGGAATGTCCGGAAGGTCTTACTTGGGAAGAAGGAGCCCACATCCACTTGGCCCTAAAAGGATTCAATGCTGGGGATAAACCAAACCGCAGTTTGATTCGCCATATGTCAATTTCTACTCTGCCGCAATCGAATACAATCGGCATTACCACACGCATTAAAGAACAATGTTCCGAGTTCAAATCAACACTGCGTAATCACAAAGTCGGTGACGAGGTTGCTGTATTCAAGATCCATTCTAATGTACCCCTAAAAAGAGTAGATAAAAATGTGTACTTGCTGTCTTCAGGTGTCGGCTTGGCGACGTTCAGACCGCTTGTACTTGATTATCTTGACCGCGCCGACGGGGTAAATCAAATGCATTCACTAAACATCGATTCATCAAAGGACTTCTTATTCCCTGATGTTTTTGAATCTGCACCTGACAAGAAGTTCACATCCCAGTTCGTCGATAACCGCAAAGACTACTATGATGAAGTTATAAATCTCGCTGCGGACAAAGATGGACTCTTCTATATTGTCGGCAGTGATGAATTCCTTGTACAAAACATTGAAGTACTGCGTGAGCAAGGCATCAAGCCCGAACAAATTATGCTCGATAAGCGCGAAAAACAACTTCCTGAGTTTTTATCCTTTGAATTGACGGTATAA
- a CDS encoding GntP family permease: protein MLVTMIVLSVVLIVVLTAVFKVHPFLSLLAGAFFVGITSGMPLLTVVENVNEGFGGLMKGIGLVIVAGTIIGVILEKSGAAYRMAEVVLRLIGEKRPQLAMSIIGYIVSIPVFCDSGFIILSSLKKALAKRAKVAIASMAVALATGLYATHTLVPPTPGPIAAAGNIGAEGFLGTIILIGLIVAIPAVVVGYLWAVKVGTKISVPEDDEENNGLDYDEIVKSFGQMPSTFKAFLPIVLPIVLIGIGSVAKLTMAESGFRNFLQFLGSPTVALLFGVLAAFLLLPKLNEETLTKWIGEGLKEAAPILLITGAGGAFGKVISNSGVADLIGGMNFDALAGGAFFLLVPFFIAAALKTAQGSSTAALVITSTLVAPLLPAMGIEGAIPLALVVMAVGAGAMTVSHVNDSFFWVVTEFSGMKVTDAYKAQTMATLLQGVTTIVVTMILWMILV from the coding sequence ATGTTAGTTACAATGATCGTTCTAAGTGTAGTTCTAATTGTAGTACTTACGGCAGTATTCAAGGTTCACCCGTTTTTATCTTTATTGGCTGGTGCATTTTTCGTTGGAATCACGTCTGGCATGCCGCTATTGACTGTCGTTGAAAATGTGAACGAAGGCTTCGGTGGATTAATGAAAGGAATCGGGCTCGTCATTGTTGCGGGTACGATCATCGGCGTAATTTTGGAAAAGTCCGGTGCTGCGTACAGAATGGCGGAAGTCGTGTTGCGCCTAATTGGGGAGAAGCGTCCTCAACTGGCGATGTCCATTATTGGATATATCGTTTCAATTCCGGTTTTCTGTGATTCAGGTTTTATTATTCTATCCAGCTTGAAGAAGGCATTGGCTAAACGTGCGAAAGTTGCAATTGCTTCAATGGCGGTTGCGCTTGCGACTGGACTTTATGCAACCCATACATTAGTTCCACCGACACCAGGTCCGATTGCTGCGGCTGGTAATATTGGAGCGGAAGGTTTTCTTGGTACGATTATTCTGATCGGTCTAATTGTTGCTATTCCAGCAGTTGTTGTCGGATATTTATGGGCGGTGAAGGTCGGAACTAAAATTTCCGTACCAGAAGATGATGAAGAAAATAATGGCCTTGATTATGATGAAATCGTTAAGTCTTTTGGCCAAATGCCTTCAACATTTAAAGCATTCCTTCCGATCGTATTGCCAATCGTCCTTATCGGTATCGGCTCCGTTGCGAAGTTGACAATGGCAGAAAGCGGTTTTAGGAACTTCCTACAATTCTTAGGGTCACCTACAGTTGCCTTGTTATTTGGCGTTCTTGCAGCATTCCTGCTTCTACCGAAATTGAATGAAGAGACATTAACGAAGTGGATAGGGGAAGGTCTGAAAGAAGCGGCGCCAATTTTGCTAATCACTGGTGCGGGTGGTGCTTTCGGAAAAGTCATCTCGAATTCAGGTGTAGCTGACCTGATCGGAGGAATGAATTTCGATGCATTAGCAGGCGGCGCATTCTTCCTACTTGTTCCGTTCTTCATTGCAGCAGCTTTGAAAACGGCACAAGGTTCATCAACTGCTGCCTTGGTTATCACATCCACACTGGTAGCTCCATTGCTTCCGGCAATGGGTATCGAAGGGGCGATTCCATTGGCACTTGTCGTCATGGCAGTAGGTGCGGGAGCAATGACTGTGAGCCATGTCAACGACAGCTTCTTCTGGGTCGTCACGGAATTCAGTGGAATGAAAGTGACGGATGCGTACAAAGCACAAACAATGGCGACATTACTACAAGGGGTTACGACAATTGTTGTCACAATGATTCTTTGGATGATATTGGTTTAA
- a CDS encoding glycerate kinase — MKVILAPDSFKGSLSAIEAAEAMAAGIRDVNPDIRTVLLPAADGGEGTMRSLVDATNGRYVSVLVEDPLGRPIRASYGVLGDGKTCAIEIAEASGIMRLKENEKNPIIASTYGTGELIAHALDNGFRKFIIGLGGSATNDGGAGILQALGIRLLNKDGIELPKGGGGLEHICSIDSGNWDERIAHSEFLVASDVKNPFVGHVGASAVFGPQKGATPVDVEQLDQNLHRFADVIERETGISLHSKAGAGAAGGAGGAFQAFFNCEMRQGIEVVLEAIDFEQHVKDADLIITGEGKTDLQTLSGKTPFGIAKVAHRIALPVILISGVVDEESRDALTPLFTQVHAIMDEKISVEDAIANARDHLRKKTKKVMEFITEKGV; from the coding sequence ATGAAGGTGATTTTAGCACCCGATTCATTCAAAGGAAGTTTATCAGCAATTGAAGCTGCTGAGGCGATGGCTGCAGGTATACGCGACGTCAATCCGGATATAAGGACGGTTCTGTTGCCAGCGGCAGATGGTGGCGAAGGTACGATGAGAAGTTTGGTTGATGCTACTAATGGGAGATATGTGTCCGTACTGGTTGAAGACCCACTTGGCAGACCTATTCGAGCGTCATATGGAGTTCTTGGGGACGGCAAGACATGTGCGATTGAAATTGCGGAAGCTTCAGGAATTATGAGACTGAAGGAAAATGAAAAGAATCCGATTATCGCATCAACTTACGGAACCGGTGAATTGATCGCCCATGCATTGGACAACGGTTTTCGTAAATTCATCATTGGCCTTGGTGGAAGCGCAACGAATGACGGTGGCGCAGGAATCCTCCAAGCACTTGGTATTCGTTTATTGAATAAAGACGGGATCGAACTGCCAAAAGGGGGAGGCGGACTCGAGCATATTTGCTCAATAGACAGCGGGAATTGGGATGAACGCATTGCGCATAGTGAATTTTTGGTCGCAAGTGATGTGAAAAATCCGTTTGTAGGACATGTTGGGGCATCGGCTGTTTTTGGTCCACAGAAGGGGGCGACTCCGGTAGATGTGGAGCAACTTGACCAGAATCTACACAGATTCGCAGACGTAATTGAAAGAGAAACTGGAATCTCCCTTCATTCGAAGGCAGGAGCAGGTGCAGCCGGAGGAGCGGGTGGTGCGTTCCAAGCATTCTTCAACTGTGAAATGCGGCAAGGGATTGAAGTTGTTCTTGAAGCAATTGATTTTGAACAACATGTGAAAGATGCGGATTTGATAATTACTGGTGAAGGAAAAACCGATTTGCAAACGCTTTCTGGTAAAACGCCATTTGGTATTGCGAAAGTGGCGCATCGGATAGCGTTGCCCGTCATTCTTATTTCAGGGGTTGTGGATGAAGAAAGTCGCGATGCATTGACACCGTTGTTTACGCAAGTTCACGCCATCATGGATGAAAAAATATCCGTGGAAGACGCAATAGCGAATGCCCGGGACCATTTGCGCAAGAAAACAAAAAAAGTAATGGAGTTCATTACAGAAAAAGGGGTGTAG